From Stigmatopora argus isolate UIUO_Sarg chromosome 14, RoL_Sarg_1.0, whole genome shotgun sequence, the proteins below share one genomic window:
- the tedc2 gene encoding tubulin epsilon and delta complex protein 2, protein MSVLSAVEAAIKLSKEEQAKVNGRIHFYKDLRQSLTAPDEPKATDNAATDLPTSSSPAERREIKLLEQALEKALHVRTGREPPRNPAAAARGKGPSGGDPKAPKKPGISRSSAPRLAGGLKNGTDADASAQRRAPKSGKATASVSSSATQRQAQSVSSQKGEAATTLRSPMPPGRISARMWDKVSSSQRKVAPGRSGFVERMRATFPDGWPRGSPERSAALLGDLTRRVDRLDRRCRTVDRLGQLSPAQAGRPEEDGYSRPTLQTLQKTAMELRGTLEKAKQEWEAWAERRPEGVPFDAWDPRWSAGDALVGRGPPVSVAYASEDELRRLEAVRMRVALLQQETDLQQALVDALAPALSSGLPSSAEPSVLRDLYSLLGEGGQRFPAVVLDSDSD, encoded by the exons ATGTCAGTGCTTAGTGCGGTGGAGGCAGCCATCAAGTTGTCCAAAGAAGAGCAGGCGAAGGTGAATGGCCGCATTCACTTTTACAAAGATTTACGACAAAGTCT GACAGCTCCAGATGAACCAAAAGCCACCGACAATGCTGCAACTG ACTTGCCGACTTCATCATCCCCAGCGGAAAGGCGAGAAATCAAACTGCTGGAGCAAGCGTTAGAAAAGGCCCTGCACGTTCGGACCGGCCGAGAGCCCCCGAGGAATCCGGCCGCCGCGGCCCGGGGGAAGGGGCCGTCCGGCGGTGACCCTAAAGCGCCCAAAAAGCCCGGAATCTCCAGGTCCTCGGCGCCCCGCCTCGCCGGCGGGTTAAAGAACGGCACCGACGCAGACGCTTCGGCTCAACGACGGGCGCCCAAAAGCGGAAAAGCCACAGCCTCCGTTAGCTCGAGCGCCACGCAACGTCAGGCCCAAAGCGTGTCATCTCAAAAAGGAGAGGCGGCGACAAC ATTGCGGAGCCCGATGCCCCCCGGTCGGATCTCTGCCAG AATGTGGGACAAAGTGAGCAGCTCTCAGAGGAAAGTGGCGCCCGGCAGGAGCGGCTTCGTGGAGCGAATGAGAGCCACG TTTCCCGACGGCTGGCCTCGCGGGAGCCCGGAGAGGAGCGCGGCGCTGCTCGGCGACTTGACTCGCCGGGTGGACCGACTGGACCGCCGGTGCCGGACCGTGGACCGTCTGGGTCAGCTGAGCCCGGCACAAGCGG GGAGGCCAGAAGAAGACGGGTATTCCCGCCCAACGCTCCAGACCCTGCAAAAGACGGCCATGGAGCTGCGGGGCACGCTAGAGAAAGCAAAACAAG AGTGGGAAGCGTGGGCCGAACGGCGGCCGGAAGGAGTCCCTTTTGACGCGTGGGACCCGCGCTGGTCCGCGGGCGACGCCCTCGTCGGCCGCGGACCGCCCGTGAGCGTGGCCTACGCCTCGGAGGACGAGCTGCGACGGCTGGAGGCCGTCAGGATGAGGGTGGCTCTCCTGCAGCAGGAGACGGACCTCCAGCAG GCCCTGGTGGACGCTTTGGCCCCCGCGCTATCCTCCGGCCTCCCTTCCTCCGCCGAGCCCAGCGTGCTGAGAGACTTGTACTCCTTGCTGGGCGAAGGAGGTCAGCGCTTCCCCGCCGTCGTCCTGGACTCGGATTCCGACTGA
- the hmox2b gene encoding heme oxygenase 2 isoform X2 produces the protein MATATESLSNGEGPVHEEQGDNLRPEDLSEMLAAGTKDVHEKAENTRFVKDFLRGRISRELFKLGAVALYYTYCAMEEEMERNKEHPHLAPLYFPAELHRHEPLARDLEFFYGGEWEGRIRRSPATRRYVERIRQVGREEPALLVAHAYTRYMGDLSGGQVLKKVAQRALKLPATGEGLEFYQFDAIHSAKAFKQLYRSRMNQLDLDAEAKKRVVEEAVEAFRFNMEVFEELEEIGKAMEEEEEEEEEEDEEDSESGMPVHGDAGGDVSKCPYYAAKMTTGGTTQACQLAAAVLAHPSGHFLVATCVALLAGLLAWYVM, from the exons ATGGCCACGGCCACGGAGAGCCTGTCCAACGGAGAAGGACCCGTCCACGAGGAGCAAGGGGACAACCTCAG ACCCGAGGATCTGTCGGAGATGCTGGCCGCCGGCACCAAAGACGTCCACGAGAAGGCGGAGAACACCCGGTTCGTCAAGGACTTCCTGCGGGGACGGATCAGCCGGGAGCTCTTCAAG CTGGGCGCCGTGGCCCTCTACTACACGTACTGCGCCATGGAGGAGGAAATGGAACGGAACAAGGAGCACCCGCACTTGGCCCCGCTGTACTTCCCCGCCGAGCTGCACCGCCACGAGCCGCTGGCCCGCGACCTGGAGTTCTTCTACGGCGGCGAGTGGGAGGGCCGCATCCGGCGCTCCCCGGCCACCCGCCGCTACGTGGAGCGCATCCGGCAAGTGGGGCGGGAGGAGCCGGCCCTGCTGGTGGCGCACGCCTACACCCGCTACATGGGCGACCTGTCCGGCGGCCAGGTGCTGAAGAAGGTGGCGCAGAGGGCCCTCAAGCTCCCCGCCACGGGGGAGGGCCTGGAGTTCTACCAGTTTGACGCCATCCACAGCGCCAAGGCCTTCAAGCAGCTCTACCGCAGCCGCATGAACCAGCTGGATCTGGACGCCGAGGCCAAGAAGCGAGTGGTGGAAGAAGCCGTGGAGGCCTTTCGCTTCAACATGGAG GTTTTTGAGGAGCTGGAGGAGATTGGCAAAGCcatggaggaagaggaagaggaggaagaagaggaggacgaggaggactcCGAAAGCGGAATGCCCGTTCACGGAGACGCCGGAGGCGACGTCAGCAAGTGCCCCTATTATGCTGCCAAAATGA CGACGGGCGGGACCACGCAGGCGTGTCAGCTGGCCGCGGCCGTCCTGGCTCACCCCAGCGGGCACTTCCTGGTGGCCACCTGCGTGGCCCTTTTGGCCGGCCTCCTGGCCTGGTACGTCATGTGA
- the dnaja3a gene encoding dnaJ heat shock protein family (Hsp40) member A3a, with product MRSSRQSGGMMASSAARCSSRWLTAVVSSGHRRHAAGAVIPPARGSSRGLCTFGTRSLWTGTGGVSACGVAGKGLTLRGLPGFKAPLCAFHTSSTGNNKQDFYQILGVPRTANQKEIKKAYYQMAKKYHPDTNKDDPKAKEKFAQLAEAYEVLSDEGKRKQYDAYGSAGFDAGQGGGGGRQYWSGQSANVNPEELFRKIFGEYSGGRGFGDFNAIFDQPQEYIMELSFTQAAKGVNKEMSVNTEASCQRCEGKGHEPGTKVQHCHHCNGSGMETVNTGPFVMRSTCRRCGGKGTVVSHPCHACRGTGQTKQRKTVVVPVPAGVEDGQTVRMPVGKKEIFITFRVQKSPVFRRNGADIHSDLYVSVAQAILGGTARAPGLYETLNIAIPAGVQTDQRIHLTGKGIARVSGYGFGDHYVHIKIKVPRTLTDRQRALVTSYAEDEADVEGTVNGVTTTAAGKRSFWT from the exons ATGCGCAGTAGTCGGCAGAGCGGAGGAATGATGGCGTCTTCGGCTGCTCGCTGTTCCTCACGCTGGTTAACTGCGGTGGTTTCCTCCGGCCACCGGCGCCATGCGGCGGGCGCGGTTATCCCTCCCGCCCGTGGTTCCAGCCGGGGACTTTGCACCTTCGGAACCAGGTCGCTATGGACTGGTACCGGAGGGGTTTCGGCGTGTGGCGTGGCTGGCAAAGGGTTGACATTGAGAGGACTGCCGG GTTTCAAAGCTCCCCTTTGCGCCTTTCACACGAGCTCCACTGGCAACAATAAGCAAGACTTCTACCAGATCCTTGGGGTACCTCGCACAGCAAACCAGAAGGAGATCAAGAAGGCCTACTATCAG aTGGCCAAAAAGTACCACCCTGACACAAATAAAGACGACCCGAAAGCAAAGGAGAAATTTGCTCAGCTGGCGGAGGCATACGAG GTCCTCAGCGACGAAGGCAAGCGGAAGCAGTACGACGCGTACGGCTCGGCGGGGTTCGATGCCGGgcagggcggcggcggcgggcggcaGTACTGGTCCGGCCAAAGCGCCAACGTCAACCCCGAGGAGCTTTTCCGCAAAATCTTCGGGGAATACTCCGGAGGACGGGGATTCGGGGACTTTAACGCCATTTTTGATCAACCCCAAGAG TACATCATGGAATTGAGCTTCACCCAAGCGGCCAAGGGCGTCAACAAGGAGATGTCCGTCAACACGGAAGCGTCCTGCCAACGCTGCGAGGGCAAGGGCCACGAGCCGGGCACCAAGGTCCAGCACTGCCACCACTGCAACGGATCCGGCATG GAGACGGTCAACACGGGCCCGTTCGTCATGCGCTCCACGTGTCGACGCTGCGGCGGCAAGGGGACGGTGGTCTCCCACCCGTGCCACGCCTGCCGCGGGACCGGGCAGACCAAGCAGAGGAAAACCGTGGTGGTGCCCGTTCCCGCCG GAGTGGAAGACGGCCAAACTGTGCGAATGCCCGTCGGGAAGAAGGAAATCTTCATCACCTTCAGG GTCCAAAAGAGTCCGGTGTTCAGGCGGAACGGCGCCGACATCCACTCGGACCTCTACGTCTCTGTGGCGCAAGCCATCCTGGGGGGCACGGCCCGGGCCCCGGGCCTCTACGAAACGCTCAACATAGCC ATCCCCGCCGGCGTCCAGACCGACCAGAGGATTCATCTGACGGGGAAAGGAATCGCCCGCGTCAGCGGTTACGGCTTCGGAGATCATTACGTCCACATTAAAATCAAAGTCCCCAG GACGCTGACGGACCGGCAACGGGCGCTGGTCACGAGTTACGCCGAGGACGAGGCGGATGTGGAAGGAACGGTGAACGGCGTCACGACCACCGCCGCAG GTAAAAGATCATTCTGGACATGA
- the LOC144088333 gene encoding uncharacterized protein LOC144088333, translated as MGALRLPRSRSSPRRFICQRPRRRVSARDVPPRSRRPERPRSGSPLSEATCWESFPRSALESSRRSALRSAEGFRRRSRPGPLACRPPEGRSTQVPETLSSLERLSQATGGMEKSWYRCIFPFGIISLVIGAAGTAVTYAYQDLPQTKVASLVLLASGISLLLTAAACWTGRRKRRKEKEGGAERCPP; from the coding sequence ATGGGGGCGCTTCGACTCCCCCGGAGCCGCTCCTCCCCTCGTCGCTTTATATGCCAGCGGCCGCGGCGTCGGGTCTCAGCGCGCGACGTGCCGCCTCGGAGTCGGCGCCCGGAGAGACCCCGGTCGGGGAGCCCGCTCTCAGAGGCAACGTGCTGGGAAAGCTTCCCCCGCTCCGCTTTGGAGTCCAGTCGCCGGTCGGCGCTCCGCTCCGCCGAGGGCTTCCGGCGCCGATCCCGTCCGGGGCCCCTGGCGTGCCGGCCGCCGGAGGGCCGGTCCACGCAGGTCCCGGAGACGCTCTCCTCCTTGGAACGTCTGTCCCAGGCCACCGGGGGCATGGAGAAGTCTTGGTACCGTTGCATCTTTCCCTTCGGGATCATCTCCTTGGTCATCGGCGCGGCGGGCACGGCGGTGACCTACGCCTACCAGGACTTGCCCCAGACCAAGGTGGCGTCTCTGGTCCTGCTGGCCTCGGGGATCTCGCTCCTGCTGACGGCCGCCGCCTGCTGGACCGGCCGCCggaagaggaggaaggagaAGGAGGGCGGCGCCGAGCGCTGTCCGCCGTGA
- the hmox2b gene encoding heme oxygenase 2 isoform X1, with protein sequence MATATESLSNGEGPVHEEQGDNLRPEDLSEMLAAGTKDVHEKAENTRFVKDFLRGRISRELFKLGAVALYYTYCAMEEEMERNKEHPHLAPLYFPAELHRHEPLARDLEFFYGGEWEGRIRRSPATRRYVERIRQVGREEPALLVAHAYTRYMGDLSGGQVLKKVAQRALKLPATGEGLEFYQFDAIHSAKAFKQLYRSRMNQLDLDAEAKKRVVEEAVEAFRFNMEVFEELEEIGKAMEEEEEEEEEEDEEDSESGMPVHGDAGGDVSKCPYYAAKMTATGGTTQACQLAAAVLAHPSGHFLVATCVALLAGLLAWYVM encoded by the exons ATGGCCACGGCCACGGAGAGCCTGTCCAACGGAGAAGGACCCGTCCACGAGGAGCAAGGGGACAACCTCAG ACCCGAGGATCTGTCGGAGATGCTGGCCGCCGGCACCAAAGACGTCCACGAGAAGGCGGAGAACACCCGGTTCGTCAAGGACTTCCTGCGGGGACGGATCAGCCGGGAGCTCTTCAAG CTGGGCGCCGTGGCCCTCTACTACACGTACTGCGCCATGGAGGAGGAAATGGAACGGAACAAGGAGCACCCGCACTTGGCCCCGCTGTACTTCCCCGCCGAGCTGCACCGCCACGAGCCGCTGGCCCGCGACCTGGAGTTCTTCTACGGCGGCGAGTGGGAGGGCCGCATCCGGCGCTCCCCGGCCACCCGCCGCTACGTGGAGCGCATCCGGCAAGTGGGGCGGGAGGAGCCGGCCCTGCTGGTGGCGCACGCCTACACCCGCTACATGGGCGACCTGTCCGGCGGCCAGGTGCTGAAGAAGGTGGCGCAGAGGGCCCTCAAGCTCCCCGCCACGGGGGAGGGCCTGGAGTTCTACCAGTTTGACGCCATCCACAGCGCCAAGGCCTTCAAGCAGCTCTACCGCAGCCGCATGAACCAGCTGGATCTGGACGCCGAGGCCAAGAAGCGAGTGGTGGAAGAAGCCGTGGAGGCCTTTCGCTTCAACATGGAG GTTTTTGAGGAGCTGGAGGAGATTGGCAAAGCcatggaggaagaggaagaggaggaagaagaggaggacgaggaggactcCGAAAGCGGAATGCCCGTTCACGGAGACGCCGGAGGCGACGTCAGCAAGTGCCCCTATTATGCTGCCAAAATGA CGGCGACGGGCGGGACCACGCAGGCGTGTCAGCTGGCCGCGGCCGTCCTGGCTCACCCCAGCGGGCACTTCCTGGTGGCCACCTGCGTGGCCCTTTTGGCCGGCCTCCTGGCCTGGTACGTCATGTGA
- the ccnf gene encoding cyclin-F, which produces MKTDVHCRCPKCYSVLVRKRVRPCTSTITLLSLPQEVLLCVLRCLSAEDLLSVRAVHSQLRDIVDNHATVWARASFRDTWPSPKNLWLFERAAEKGNFEAAVKLGIAYLYNEGPLLSDEGQADVCGRNASRFLGLAESLRSPAADPFAWLFIRPPWSPNGSCCKAVVFEHLRAECRRDKEKKAPLLHCLARVLQLFDGEDKHREAISMLEEASRCGCLQSSYLLWEHSRKTAMSDPGRYLQCVRTLRDYAARGSWEAQLSLAKVCTAGNPLGLDPKACAGLVSQFFSGSRQAERGGTHGHILRRGMKDTMRYILVDWLVEVTTMKDFSSLALHVTVGCVNRYLALRSVPKVCLQLLGIACMVVCTRYISKDILTIREAVWLTDNTYKYEDLVRMMGEVVSVLQGKIRTPTLLDYGEVLLSLVPLEGRSVHLFGYICELSLLYSALAAPPPAKLACAVLLLTRAMHHYAPVWPSHLTDYTGFSKRDLCQLVVLLHVKCFSQDTPIDYRHVSLTGVKQRFEDDVYQSISTEKAMGYKELCHILEIPEVEPQAEPLSPTAQPTEIHVFLASPAGTSKRRRDDAPRVDGGGRVTTPTAELSNQEEGMLLLEIRDWRLDSISSGYETNRDESKDSTISVPSDAGATDSPRDRDASGRPEGERRVPRPGKRGVHSSGYSSVQSASSSSSSGISCPLASADGQALPSPDICLLLTVHRTLGHAAKQVKRKNSAAHGVGEPGTGGHPPARLL; this is translated from the exons ATGAAAACCGATG TCCACTGCCGTTGCCCAAAATGCTACTCTGTTCTGGTCCGGAAGAGGGTCCGCCCGTGCACGTCCACAATCACCTTGCTGAGTCTTCCCCAAGAGGTTCTCCTCTGTGTCCTTCGTTGTCTGTCCGCCGAGGACCTGCTGTCCGTCAGGGCG GTTCATTCGCAGCTACGTGACATTGTTGACAACCACGCCACTGTTTGGGCCCGGGCCAGCTTCCGAGACACTTGGCCGTCCCCTAAAAATTTATGGTTGTTTGAAAG AGCTGCAGAAAAAGGGAATTTCGAAGCGGCCGTCAAGTTAGGGATTGCTTATTTGTACAACGAAGGAC CGCTGCTGAGCGACGAGGGCCAAGCGGACGTGTGCGGCCGCAACGCCTCGCGCTTCCTGGGACTGGCCGAGAGCCTGCGCTCGCCCGCCGCCGACCCCTTCGCCTGGCTCTTCATCCGTCCGCCGTGGTCGCCCAACGGCAGCTGCTGCAAGGCGGTGGTCTTCGAACACCTCAGGGCCGAGTGCCGGCGGGACAAG GAGAAGAAAGCTCCCTTGTTGCACTGCTTGGCTAGAGTATTACAGCTATTTGAC GGGGAGGACAAACACCGGGAAGCCATATCCATGTTGGAAGAGGCTTCGCGTTGCGGCTGTTTGCAGAGCTCCTATCTCTTATGGGAGCACTCCCGCAAAACTGCC ATGTCAGATCCAGGCAGGTACCTCCAGTGTGTTCGAACCCTGAGAGACTACGCCGCCAGGGGGTCCTGGGAGGCGCAG CTGTCCCTAGCCAAAGTTTGCACCGCCGGCAACCCGCTGGGTCTGGACCCCAAAGCCTGCGCCGGTTTGGTGTCGCAATTTTTCAGCGGTTCTCGGCAGGCGGAGCGCGGCGGCACCCACGGACATATCCTGAGGCGGGGCATGAAGGACACCATGAG ATACATTCTGGTGGACTGGTTGGTGGAGGTGACCACCATGAAGGATTTCTCCAGCCTGGCGCTGCACGTGACGGTGGGCTGCGTGAACCGCTACCTGGCGCTGCGCTCCGTCCCCAAAGTTTGTCTCCAGCTGCTGGGGATCGCCTGCATGGTGGTTTGCACGCG CTACATCAGTAAGGATATTTTGACGATAAGAGAAGCCGTGTGGCTGACGGACAACACCTACAAGTACGAGGACCTGGTGCGGATGATGGGGGAGGTGGTTTCTGTGCTGCAGGGAAAAATCAGG ACCCCGACACTGCTGGACTACGGCGAGGTGCTGCTATCCCTGGTGCCCCTGGAGGGTCGGAGCGTTCACCTCTTCGGCTACATCTGCGAGCTGTCCCTGCTGTACTCGGCGCTGGCCGCGCCACCCCCCGCCAAGCTGGCGTGCGCCGTCCTGCTGCTCACCAGAGCCATGCATCACTACG CTCCCGTATGGCCCAGCCACCTGACGGACTACACGGGCTTCTCCAAGCGAGACCTGTGCCAGCTTGTTGTGCTACTTCACGTCAAGTG TTTCAGCCAAGACACGCCCATCGATTACAGGCACGTGTCTCTGACCGGCGTCAAGCAGCGTTTCGAAGATGACGTCTACCAGAGCATCAGCACGGAGAAG GCCATGGGTTACAAGGAGCTGTGTCACATCCTGGAGATCCCTGAAGTGGAACCTCAGGCCGAGCCCCTCAGCCCCACCGCCCAACCCACGGAGATCCACGTCTTCCTCGCCTCGCCTGCCGGCACCAGTAAAAG GAGGCGCGACGACGCCCCACGGGTCGACGGGGGCGGCCGGGTGACCACTCCCACCGCGGAGCTGTCCAATCAGGAGGAGGGCATGCTGCTGTTGGAAATCCGGGACTGGAGGCTGGATTCCATCTCCTCTGGCTACGAGACCAATCGCGACGAGAGCAAGG ATTCCACCATATCCGTCCCATCGGACGCCGGCGCGACGGACTCTCCTCGAGACCGAGACGCCTCGGGCCGGCCCGAGGGGGAACGACGGGTCCCGCGTCCCGGAAAACGGGGCGTCCACAGTTCGGGATACTCGTCGGTGCAGAGCGCCAGTTCCTCCTCGTCTTCCGGAATCTCGTGCCCTCTCGCTTCCGCGGACGGCCAAGCTCTTCCCTCGCCGGATATCTGCCTTCTGCTCACCGTGCACAGGACACTGGGCCACGCCGCCAAGCAGGTGAAGCGAAAGAACTCGGCGGCGCACGGCGTGGGCGAGCCGGGGACGGGAGGCCATCCGCCCGCTCGCCTTCTGTAG